In a genomic window of Rubripirellula tenax:
- a CDS encoding putative bifunctional diguanylate cyclase/phosphodiesterase, with translation MPMFSDIDSMSSVDSFEPQIEAVEIDALQRLDRVVDQLRIEQQRLETITREDALTGLLNRTAMINDLNAEIASLAEGAEIALLYFDLDNFKPVNDTLGHPAGDRVLQTAARRLIESIRDGDRVARMGGDEFAILQINCPQPSSSRALAKRVIQRLNEAIVFDEQHVHIGVSVGVAIGPFDGDTSNELLKNADLAMYRAKQDGRGVLRYFETEMDARMQARRKLENELRLAIKNQEFELHFQPVLDLTSEKIVLCEALVRWNHPQLGRVAPDQFIPLSEKTGLIGPLGAWVLRRACQEAVTWGDDICVSVNVSPIQLRDRTLVQTVDNILDETGLKANRLELEITERSLMSNTDLTVGLLHQLRKLGVRISMDDFGTGYSSISYLRKFPFDKIKIDRSFVTGSDTSDDSAALVKMIASLGASLGVKTTAEGVETCAEMKSVRDAGCTEIQRYLLSRPISSDSIRELLHDRQTNGNAVTCEAN, from the coding sequence ATGCCAATGTTCTCGGATATCGATTCAATGTCGAGTGTCGATTCCTTTGAACCGCAGATCGAAGCGGTTGAAATCGATGCGCTGCAGCGACTTGATCGCGTCGTGGATCAACTTCGAATCGAGCAACAGAGGCTGGAAACAATCACTCGCGAGGACGCGTTAACGGGGCTGCTCAACCGAACCGCGATGATAAACGACTTGAACGCTGAAATCGCATCGCTTGCCGAGGGAGCCGAGATCGCGCTGCTGTACTTTGATCTGGACAACTTTAAACCGGTCAACGACACGCTGGGCCATCCGGCGGGGGATCGAGTCTTGCAGACTGCGGCGCGACGTTTGATTGAATCGATTCGCGACGGTGACCGCGTCGCCCGAATGGGCGGTGATGAGTTCGCGATTTTGCAAATCAACTGTCCTCAGCCGTCGAGTTCGCGTGCGCTTGCCAAGCGAGTGATTCAGCGGTTGAACGAAGCAATCGTCTTCGACGAACAGCACGTGCATATCGGCGTCAGCGTCGGTGTCGCGATAGGGCCGTTTGACGGCGATACGTCGAACGAATTGCTCAAGAACGCCGATCTTGCGATGTACCGTGCCAAGCAGGATGGTCGTGGCGTGCTGCGATATTTTGAAACTGAGATGGACGCGCGGATGCAAGCTCGCCGTAAGCTCGAAAACGAACTTCGGCTTGCGATCAAGAATCAAGAATTTGAACTCCATTTTCAACCGGTACTCGATCTGACGTCTGAAAAGATTGTGCTGTGTGAAGCCCTCGTTCGTTGGAACCATCCCCAGCTCGGCCGCGTCGCGCCGGACCAATTCATTCCATTGTCTGAAAAAACCGGATTGATCGGGCCGCTCGGCGCTTGGGTTCTTCGGCGGGCTTGCCAGGAAGCAGTTACCTGGGGCGACGACATCTGCGTTTCCGTAAACGTCTCGCCCATCCAATTGCGTGACCGAACGTTGGTGCAGACGGTTGATAACATCCTGGACGAAACCGGGTTGAAGGCCAACCGACTTGAGCTTGAGATTACCGAGCGGTCGCTGATGTCCAACACGGATCTGACGGTCGGATTGCTGCACCAATTGCGCAAGCTAGGTGTCCGAATATCGATGGACGACTTTGGGACGGGGTATTCATCGATCAGCTACTTGCGGAAGTTTCCGTTCGACAAAATCAAGATTGACCGCTCCTTCGTTACGGGCAGCGACACCTCGGACGACTCGGCGGCATTGGTGAAGATGATTGCTTCGCTGGGTGCAAGTCTGGGGGTCAAAACGACTGCCGAAGGCGTCGAGACGTGTGCGGAAATGAAATCAGTCCGCGATGCGGGCTGCACCGAAATCCAACGCTACCTGCTCAGCCGTCCGATCTCTTCAGACTCCATTCGGGAATTGCTACACGACCGGCAAACGAATGGCAACGCCGTGACCTGCGAGGCCAACTAG
- a CDS encoding zinc-binding alcohol dehydrogenase family protein, whose product MRAIQISEVKTLKAIDIDPPSAPGPGMALVKTHRMGVCGTDVSCYLGKFPFFDFPRIPGHELGVEVVSVGDGVKNVKAGDACSIEPYMNCGECYPCRRGAINCCQNLKVIGVMCDGGLCESFLVRADKLHPSSKLTFDQLALVETLAIGCHANDRGAPTGGDHTLIIGMGPIGLSTLEFARLTDAEVSVMDMNPARLEFVEKNYGIKNTVLFKGDGSEIDRMKQLTGGDMYQVITDATGNKHSMSGAFQYLAPTGSLVYVGITTEELTFRHPVMHRPEATIKASRNAMPGDFTRIISLIEDGTINTDPWITHRTSFDGVLDDFESFTKPETGVIKAIIEVA is encoded by the coding sequence ATGCGCGCCATTCAAATTTCAGAAGTCAAAACGCTTAAAGCCATCGACATCGATCCCCCGTCAGCACCGGGTCCCGGAATGGCGTTGGTCAAGACACACCGCATGGGTGTTTGCGGAACCGATGTCAGTTGCTATTTGGGAAAATTCCCGTTCTTCGACTTTCCCCGAATCCCCGGTCACGAATTGGGTGTGGAGGTGGTGTCGGTTGGCGACGGCGTCAAGAATGTGAAAGCCGGCGACGCCTGCAGTATCGAACCCTATATGAACTGCGGCGAATGCTACCCCTGCCGTCGCGGCGCGATCAATTGTTGCCAGAACTTGAAAGTCATCGGAGTGATGTGCGACGGCGGTCTGTGCGAATCGTTCTTGGTCCGCGCCGACAAACTGCACCCGTCATCGAAGTTGACGTTTGATCAATTGGCACTCGTCGAAACTTTGGCGATTGGCTGCCACGCCAACGATCGCGGCGCTCCCACCGGCGGCGATCACACGCTGATCATCGGCATGGGACCGATCGGACTGTCGACGCTTGAGTTTGCCCGGCTGACGGATGCGGAAGTCAGTGTCATGGACATGAATCCAGCGCGTTTGGAATTCGTCGAAAAGAATTACGGCATCAAAAACACGGTACTGTTCAAAGGCGACGGCAGCGAAATCGATCGCATGAAACAATTGACCGGCGGTGACATGTACCAAGTCATCACGGACGCCACGGGCAACAAGCATTCGATGTCGGGTGCGTTCCAGTACTTGGCGCCAACCGGTTCGTTGGTTTACGTCGGGATCACGACCGAGGAACTCACGTTCCGCCATCCCGTCATGCACCGCCCCGAAGCGACGATCAAGGCATCCCGTAACGCTATGCCAGGCGACTTCACCCGAATCATCAGCTTGATCGAAGACGGAACCATCAACACCGACCCCTGGATCACGCACCGCACCAGTTTCGACGGCGTCCTTGACGATTTCGAGTCATTCACCAAACCAGAAACCGGGGTGATCAAAGCCATCATCGAAGTCGCGTAG
- a CDS encoding amidohydrolase family protein — MLIDSHHHLWKYSTAEYGWIDESMSVIRKDFLAKELRELAAANHVDGFVTVQARQTVAETKELLELATTEPLIRGVVGWVPLADQNVADVLDEFADNPRLKGVRHVVQDEADDRFILGADFNRGVNQLATRDLIYDILIFAKQLPASIEFVDRHPTLNMVLDHIAKPTIQSGAFDQNWENNVRELARRENVMCKFSGVATEVCDATWNIETIRRHWDVALEAFTPARLMFGSDWPVCLLKTGYHQWIDVVRELASELSPSEQQAFFAGNAIRAYRLA, encoded by the coding sequence ATGCTGATCGATTCACACCACCACCTATGGAAATACTCAACTGCCGAGTACGGCTGGATCGACGAATCCATGTCGGTGATTCGCAAAGACTTTTTAGCGAAAGAACTGCGTGAATTGGCCGCGGCCAACCATGTCGACGGTTTCGTGACGGTGCAAGCGAGACAAACGGTTGCTGAAACGAAAGAGCTTCTCGAACTAGCTACAACCGAACCGCTGATCCGTGGCGTCGTCGGCTGGGTCCCGTTGGCGGATCAGAACGTCGCCGACGTTTTGGACGAATTCGCGGATAACCCACGGCTGAAGGGAGTTCGCCATGTCGTTCAAGACGAGGCCGACGACCGCTTCATTTTGGGTGCCGATTTCAACCGCGGTGTCAACCAACTGGCGACTCGTGATTTGATTTACGACATTCTGATCTTCGCCAAACAATTGCCCGCAAGTATCGAATTTGTCGATCGACATCCGACGCTGAACATGGTTCTCGATCACATCGCCAAGCCGACGATTCAATCAGGCGCTTTCGACCAGAATTGGGAAAACAATGTACGCGAGTTGGCTCGTCGCGAGAACGTGATGTGCAAGTTCTCGGGCGTGGCAACGGAAGTCTGCGACGCGACTTGGAACATTGAAACCATCCGTCGCCACTGGGACGTCGCGCTCGAAGCCTTCACGCCCGCTCGATTGATGTTCGGCAGCGATTGGCCCGTCTGCCTCCTCAAGACTGGTTATCACCAATGGATCGACGTCGTTCGAGAACTCGCCAGCGAACTATCCCCCAGCGAACAACAAGCGTTCTTTGCCGGAAATGCCATTCGGGCTTATCGCCTGGCGTGA
- the efp gene encoding elongation factor P, with product MATYNTSDFRKGLKVQIDGEPYLMTEMTFVKPGKGNAMYKCRLKNLVRGNSLDRTYKGGDSLESADVETTSVSFLYRQGEDYVFMNQESFEQYEVTSDVAGDIWKYLLDGMVCSMTLYNGQAIVVEPPNQIELKVTETQPGTKGDTATNVTKPAKVETGAEFQVPGFIKEGNVIKVDTRTGEYVERVSN from the coding sequence ATGGCTACTTATAACACAAGTGACTTTCGAAAGGGCCTGAAGGTCCAAATTGACGGCGAACCGTACTTGATGACGGAAATGACCTTCGTCAAACCGGGCAAGGGGAACGCGATGTACAAATGCCGCTTGAAGAACTTGGTTCGCGGCAACTCGCTGGACCGAACCTACAAGGGCGGCGACTCGTTGGAATCGGCCGACGTTGAAACGACGTCGGTTTCGTTTCTGTATCGTCAGGGTGAAGACTATGTGTTCATGAACCAAGAGAGTTTCGAACAGTACGAAGTTACGTCTGACGTTGCCGGCGACATTTGGAAGTATCTGCTTGACGGCATGGTCTGTTCGATGACGCTTTACAATGGTCAAGCGATCGTGGTCGAGCCACCCAACCAAATCGAACTGAAAGTCACCGAGACTCAGCCCGGCACCAAGGGCGATACGGCAACCAACGTGACCAAACCGGCGAAAGTCGAAACCGGCGCCGAATTCCAGGTACCTGGATTCATCAAGGAAGGAAACGTCATCAAGGTTGACACTCGCACCGGCGAGTACGTCGAACGCGTCAGCAACTAA
- a CDS encoding BLUF domain-containing protein, whose product MFKRILYTSRAAEGITMRDVYDILRVAHNRNSESGLTGGLLLIDGYFLQVLEGAPYSVDERYKRIVADQRHHDVVLRLAESNSELLFPSEWMALQDGHDVDPDLLAEHAYQIGMPEKTFSGQQVLAFLTDCFARSTVE is encoded by the coding sequence ATGTTCAAGCGAATTCTCTACACCAGCCGCGCGGCCGAAGGCATCACGATGCGAGATGTCTACGATATCCTTCGTGTCGCACACAACCGCAACAGTGAAAGCGGCTTAACCGGCGGGCTGTTGTTGATCGACGGATACTTTCTGCAAGTGCTCGAAGGCGCGCCGTACTCGGTTGATGAACGCTACAAACGCATCGTCGCCGATCAGCGGCATCATGATGTGGTGCTACGGCTGGCCGAGTCAAATTCGGAATTGCTGTTCCCGTCCGAGTGGATGGCGCTGCAGGATGGCCACGATGTCGATCCCGATCTACTGGCCGAGCATGCCTACCAAATCGGCATGCCAGAGAAAACATTCAGCGGGCAACAAGTGCTCGCTTTCCTGACTGATTGCTTCGCCCGATCGACGGTCGAGTGA
- the mgtE gene encoding magnesium transporter, giving the protein MFNTLFLPELREMLAAANRVELEEFCQTLNAGRTAEFMEGLFNDEVWEVLQYAPANRRAEIFSYFDHERQLAMVETHDASEVAALVEEMPADDRVDLIQELSAERAQQILPLLPIADRRDIQRLQSYSDGTAGALMTSEVAMLEEHMTVKDALDELGRQSSELETIYYLYVVDENNLLRGIVSTRQLVSSLKHPSLTLGDIMESDVVAVLVSEDQESVAEKVERFNLLAIPVVDSGRQLLGIITHDDVIDVVREELAEDAQRIAAVEPLEDNFLRVGLWTLCWKRGLWLTILFFAALLTAFALRHYETDLERFAWLVWFIPLIISAGGNSGSQSATLVITAMTSGEVRFKDWPLVLRREVIVSLGLGSFLSLIGFSVALFIAPSTNDALVIPFTLLSVIVCGCLCGATLPILFKRLGLDPAMMSNPFVAGIVDILGIVIYINIARLIIR; this is encoded by the coding sequence ATGTTCAACACTCTCTTCCTACCCGAACTTCGAGAGATGTTGGCAGCTGCGAATCGCGTTGAATTGGAAGAGTTCTGCCAAACGCTAAACGCGGGGCGGACCGCCGAGTTTATGGAAGGGCTCTTCAATGACGAAGTCTGGGAAGTGCTTCAGTACGCGCCGGCAAATCGTCGCGCCGAGATCTTCAGCTATTTCGATCACGAGCGGCAACTCGCGATGGTGGAAACCCACGACGCGAGCGAAGTCGCGGCGTTGGTCGAGGAAATGCCGGCCGACGACCGAGTCGACCTGATCCAGGAATTATCCGCCGAGCGGGCGCAGCAGATTCTGCCGCTGCTGCCGATCGCCGATCGCCGGGACATCCAACGCCTGCAATCGTACAGCGACGGAACCGCGGGCGCGCTGATGACCAGCGAAGTTGCGATGCTGGAAGAGCACATGACGGTCAAGGACGCCCTTGATGAGCTCGGGCGCCAATCCAGCGAACTCGAAACGATCTACTACCTGTACGTCGTCGATGAAAATAATCTGCTTCGCGGGATCGTTTCAACACGTCAACTGGTATCGTCGCTCAAGCACCCCAGCCTGACGCTCGGCGACATCATGGAATCGGATGTCGTCGCGGTTTTGGTTTCGGAGGATCAAGAATCGGTTGCCGAGAAGGTCGAGCGATTTAATTTGTTGGCGATACCAGTCGTCGATAGCGGCCGGCAACTTTTGGGCATCATCACGCACGATGACGTGATCGATGTTGTCCGCGAAGAACTTGCCGAAGACGCCCAGCGGATCGCGGCCGTCGAACCGCTGGAAGATAACTTCTTGCGAGTCGGCTTGTGGACGCTTTGCTGGAAAAGAGGGCTGTGGCTAACGATCCTTTTCTTCGCGGCCCTGCTGACGGCGTTCGCGCTGCGTCACTATGAAACCGACTTGGAACGGTTCGCGTGGCTGGTATGGTTTATTCCATTGATCATCAGTGCGGGCGGTAACTCGGGCAGCCAGTCGGCAACCCTGGTCATCACGGCTATGACCAGCGGAGAAGTTCGGTTCAAAGATTGGCCGCTAGTGCTGCGCCGTGAAGTCATTGTGTCGCTGGGATTGGGCAGTTTTTTGTCGTTGATCGGGTTTAGCGTCGCCCTATTCATCGCTCCGTCCACCAATGACGCACTTGTCATCCCGTTCACTCTTTTATCGGTCATTGTTTGCGGGTGCCTGTGCGGTGCGACCCTGCCGATTCTGTTCAAACGACTCGGGCTTGACCCCGCAATGATGAGCAACCCGTTTGTCGCGGGAATCGTCGACATTTTGGGTATCGTGATCTACATCAACATTGCCCGTTTGATCATCCGATGA
- the epmB gene encoding EF-P beta-lysylation protein EpmB, whose amino-acid sequence MGSTASSPVSWQTAMKRAIRSSVTLRQMLGLDAETAPGAERDFPTFVPLEYFSRIRPRDPDDPLLKQVLPIAAEDKVQTDGFSSDPVGDMGSLVAGGLLHKYHGRALVVTTGACGVHCRYCFRRQFPYHDVGSQSDDYRPAIDYLRSATELDEVILSGGDPLTLVDQKIDRLMSELEAIPHLRRVRFHTRMPIVIPQRITDQLIDRLRQSRLTTWFVVHANHAAELDDAVLSRLAMLIDAGIPVLNQAVLLRGVNDDAEILASLCTRLVNHRVMPYYLHQLDRVTGAAHFEVDEAVGRALIAELQKRLPGYAVPTYVVEQAGEASKTRIR is encoded by the coding sequence ATGGGTTCGACGGCAAGCTCACCAGTGAGTTGGCAGACGGCGATGAAACGCGCCATTCGATCCTCGGTGACGTTGCGTCAGATGCTAGGCCTGGACGCCGAAACTGCGCCAGGGGCAGAGCGAGATTTCCCAACTTTCGTTCCGCTTGAGTATTTCAGCCGCATTCGGCCCCGTGATCCCGACGATCCGCTGCTGAAACAGGTGTTGCCCATCGCGGCGGAAGACAAAGTTCAAACGGACGGTTTTTCGTCCGATCCGGTCGGCGACATGGGTTCGCTGGTCGCCGGCGGTTTGCTGCACAAGTACCACGGCCGCGCCCTGGTGGTAACAACGGGTGCCTGTGGCGTGCATTGTCGCTACTGCTTTCGTCGCCAATTTCCGTACCACGACGTGGGTTCGCAAAGCGACGACTACCGCCCGGCGATCGACTATCTGCGGTCGGCCACGGAACTGGACGAAGTCATCCTCAGCGGCGGCGATCCATTGACCTTGGTCGACCAAAAAATTGACCGGTTGATGTCGGAACTCGAAGCGATCCCACATCTTCGGCGAGTGAGATTCCACACCCGGATGCCGATCGTCATTCCCCAGCGGATCACCGACCAACTGATCGACCGGCTTCGCCAAAGCCGGCTGACGACGTGGTTCGTGGTCCACGCCAACCATGCGGCGGAATTGGACGATGCGGTACTGAGCCGACTTGCCATGCTGATCGATGCCGGAATCCCTGTACTCAACCAAGCCGTCTTGCTGCGCGGCGTCAACGATGATGCTGAAATACTGGCGTCGCTTTGCACGCGTTTGGTCAATCACCGTGTCATGCCGTACTACCTGCATCAACTCGATCGAGTTACCGGGGCGGCTCACTTCGAAGTCGACGAAGCGGTCGGTCGCGCTTTGATTGCGGAGTTACAGAAACGGTTGCCGGGTTACGCGGTGCCGACTTACGTCGTTGAACAGGCGGGCGAAGCGTCGAAGACTCGGATACGCTAG
- a CDS encoding ABC transporter permease has translation MYVFENPVLQRELLVNLRTNRAFLLLAFYQLLLAGVVLLAWPTDERLDLTTNPPSAKKLVNIFFLGQYVIASLMAPSFAAGTITGEKERRTYEMLLASPLRPGAIVFGKMVASLTHLGMLILASLPIIVLCLPLGGVSLYEVLAAYLGLIVSVILFGAIGVFCSSYFSRTSSSLVVSYLLILPLVMGAVLFWWSLEGDGELRLKLAVLVIPAFVLSAVILMCSAAAGRMLYPPDVGSEGKDVIDLEKESEEAVGLVIQPDQFPDRLFAPPKKQELMADGTNPVYDKEMHSEIFSQGTLMLRLVIQISMLLAIPLMGVFLFWMMDKCAWFSVYVIVFNMLVGPVFLAGSMTSERERETLDLLLTTTLTPWQILWGKFVVGFRISAVLTGFLLWPLLLGTAMNTSFWTNWLAVVMMFAIVLVVCLVNAVVALTSSLFNKKTSIALLSTYIVLLLLYVAPPTAISLMQILDFAPGSIASAEWAGVTSPFSALFSIPLDANLKRNPDEDFANIGNWSIVAGYFVFSAALIAVTSAAMIARLRARRGLSE, from the coding sequence ATGTACGTTTTCGAAAATCCCGTTCTTCAGCGAGAGTTGTTGGTCAATCTGCGGACCAATCGCGCGTTCCTGCTGTTGGCGTTCTATCAGTTGTTGCTGGCTGGCGTTGTTTTGTTGGCATGGCCCACCGACGAACGTCTGGATCTGACGACGAATCCGCCGAGCGCAAAGAAGCTGGTCAATATTTTCTTCCTCGGCCAGTACGTGATCGCATCTTTGATGGCGCCCAGTTTTGCGGCGGGCACGATCACGGGCGAAAAAGAACGCCGCACCTACGAGATGCTGCTGGCCAGTCCGCTCAGACCCGGGGCGATCGTTTTCGGAAAAATGGTCGCATCTTTGACCCACCTGGGAATGCTGATTCTCGCATCGCTTCCGATCATCGTTTTGTGTTTGCCGCTCGGCGGCGTCAGCCTTTATGAGGTCTTGGCGGCGTACCTGGGGCTGATCGTTTCGGTAATCCTGTTCGGCGCGATTGGCGTCTTTTGCAGCAGCTATTTTTCGCGAACCAGCAGTTCGTTGGTGGTCAGCTATCTGTTGATTCTGCCGTTGGTGATGGGCGCGGTCCTGTTTTGGTGGTCGTTGGAGGGTGACGGTGAACTGCGATTGAAGTTGGCCGTGTTGGTGATCCCGGCGTTCGTGTTGTCAGCGGTGATCTTGATGTGTTCGGCCGCGGCCGGCCGCATGCTGTATCCGCCGGATGTGGGTAGCGAAGGCAAAGACGTGATCGACTTAGAAAAAGAGTCGGAAGAAGCAGTCGGTTTGGTCATCCAGCCGGACCAATTCCCCGATCGCCTGTTCGCTCCGCCGAAGAAACAGGAGTTGATGGCGGACGGCACCAATCCGGTCTACGACAAGGAAATGCACAGCGAGATTTTCAGCCAGGGCACGTTGATGCTGCGGTTGGTGATCCAGATCAGCATGCTGTTGGCGATTCCGTTGATGGGCGTGTTTCTGTTTTGGATGATGGACAAGTGTGCGTGGTTCAGCGTTTATGTGATCGTCTTCAACATGTTGGTCGGTCCCGTCTTTCTGGCCGGCAGCATGACCAGCGAGCGTGAACGGGAAACGCTAGATCTGTTGTTAACGACGACGCTAACACCATGGCAAATTTTGTGGGGCAAGTTCGTCGTCGGTTTCCGGATCTCGGCCGTGTTGACGGGTTTCCTGTTGTGGCCGCTACTCTTAGGAACGGCAATGAACACCAGTTTCTGGACCAATTGGTTGGCGGTGGTCATGATGTTCGCGATCGTCTTGGTCGTGTGCTTGGTGAATGCCGTCGTTGCGTTGACTTCTTCGCTATTCAACAAGAAAACGTCGATCGCATTGCTAAGCACCTATATTGTGCTGCTCTTGCTTTACGTCGCGCCGCCGACGGCCATATCCTTGATGCAGATCCTTGACTTCGCGCCCGGGTCCATCGCATCGGCCGAATGGGCAGGTGTGACGAGTCCATTTTCGGCACTATTTTCGATCCCCTTGGATGCAAACTTGAAACGCAATCCCGATGAAGACTTTGCGAATATCGGGAACTGGAGCATCGTGGCAGGTTATTTCGTTTTCAGCGCCGCGTTGATCGCGGTCACATCGGCCGCGATGATCGCCCGACTCAGGGCTCGGCGCGGATTGTCCGAGTGA
- a CDS encoding DUF58 domain-containing protein — protein MRILDLVTPKELSRVARLQLLARQVVEGFCSGRHRSPHKGFSVEFKEHRPYVRGDELRNIDWKVFGKSDRLYIREYEEETNLRCTLLVDRSGSMRYGGQRAGGNSPEVKTKYDYAQQLAAALSYLMLAQQDAVGLITFDDEPRDQIPTRSRPSHLKAVMKALAADATRRETDLGGVFQRIASKLGRRGLVIVISDGMGDVASIARSLTQFRSKNHEVLFFQVLDPDEMDFPFSGRIQFRDLENESNQHVVDSQSIREAYLQRLAEHQAELQNACRRNRVDFFPITTDRPFDDALHEYFAMRRRIR, from the coding sequence ATGCGAATTCTTGACCTTGTCACGCCGAAAGAACTTTCGCGCGTTGCCAGGCTACAGTTGCTCGCCCGACAGGTCGTCGAAGGATTCTGTTCCGGTCGTCACCGCTCGCCCCACAAGGGGTTCAGCGTCGAGTTCAAAGAGCATCGTCCGTACGTCCGCGGCGACGAGTTGCGAAACATTGACTGGAAAGTTTTTGGCAAGAGCGACCGGCTCTACATCCGGGAGTACGAAGAAGAGACGAACCTTCGTTGCACGCTGTTGGTCGATCGCAGCGGATCGATGCGATACGGCGGCCAGCGGGCCGGCGGGAACAGCCCCGAAGTCAAAACAAAGTACGATTACGCCCAACAGTTGGCGGCAGCGCTTTCCTACTTGATGTTGGCTCAACAGGACGCGGTCGGACTGATCACATTTGATGATGAACCCCGCGACCAGATCCCGACGCGCAGCCGACCATCGCACCTGAAGGCCGTAATGAAGGCGCTCGCAGCGGATGCGACGCGTCGCGAAACCGACTTGGGTGGCGTCTTTCAAAGAATCGCGTCCAAGCTGGGCCGACGGGGTTTGGTGATTGTCATCTCGGACGGAATGGGCGACGTGGCAAGTATTGCTCGATCGTTGACACAGTTTCGATCAAAGAACCACGAGGTGCTTTTTTTCCAGGTGCTCGACCCCGACGAAATGGATTTTCCTTTTTCGGGTCGGATTCAATTTCGCGATCTTGAAAATGAATCGAACCAGCACGTTGTCGATTCGCAATCGATTCGAGAAGCGTATCTGCAACGGTTAGCCGAACATCAAGCCGAATTGCAGAACGCGTGCCGACGCAATCGAGTCGACTTTTTTCCGATCACAACCGATCGACCGTTCGACGATGCGTTGCACGAATACTTTGCGATGCGGAGACGGATTCGGTGA